In Prosthecochloris sp. GSB1, the following proteins share a genomic window:
- a CDS encoding type II secretion system F family protein translates to MTTFFIPFLAFAAVLLVMLLLYWVWAHFFDPDRKAKKQRLQTIHDTVHWGGQRLGIAQTTMQDSELAIWLRSRSRTFERFENLVQRAHSPLTVGRLAGLMIALFTMVLVLGFLRQTNLFLLMVLAVAAAGSPILWLSRRADQRIRAFENKLPETLDFISRALRAGHSLTSALGEVGKEFSAPIGPEFKTVSDEMAFGIPFKDALGQLSRRVQSNDLNFFVTSLLIQHETGGSLAELLDGLAGTIRERFKLRGKVRTLSSEGRASAWILSGMPFVLAGVITLINPGYISLLWTTPQGQKLLVAGFVLMAFGIFMISRIVQIKV, encoded by the coding sequence ATGACTACGTTTTTTATTCCCTTTCTTGCTTTTGCCGCTGTCCTGCTTGTTATGTTGCTGCTCTATTGGGTGTGGGCCCATTTTTTCGATCCCGACAGGAAAGCAAAAAAGCAGCGTCTGCAGACCATTCACGATACCGTTCACTGGGGAGGGCAGCGCCTCGGCATCGCGCAAACGACCATGCAGGACAGTGAACTGGCAATCTGGCTGCGTTCACGCTCCAGAACGTTCGAGCGATTTGAAAATCTTGTCCAGCGCGCCCACAGCCCGCTTACCGTCGGGCGCCTCGCCGGGCTCATGATTGCCTTGTTTACGATGGTTCTGGTATTGGGCTTTCTGCGTCAGACCAACCTCTTTCTTCTCATGGTGCTGGCCGTCGCTGCCGCCGGCTCACCGATTCTGTGGTTGTCCCGGAGGGCTGACCAGCGTATCAGGGCCTTCGAAAACAAACTCCCGGAAACGCTTGACTTCATCTCGCGCGCACTGCGCGCAGGTCACAGCCTTACTTCGGCCCTTGGCGAGGTAGGCAAGGAGTTTTCCGCTCCCATAGGGCCTGAATTCAAAACCGTTTCGGATGAAATGGCCTTCGGCATTCCTTTCAAGGACGCTCTCGGCCAACTCTCCAGGCGAGTGCAAAGCAACGACCTCAATTTCTTTGTCACCTCGCTCCTGATTCAGCATGAAACTGGCGGCAGCCTCGCCGAATTGCTCGACGGCCTGGCAGGCACCATACGCGAACGCTTCAAGCTTCGCGGCAAGGTTCGCACCCTCTCGTCCGAGGGGCGCGCGTCTGCATGGATACTGAGCGGCATGCCGTTCGTGCTCGCCGGTGTCATTACGCTCATAAACCCCGGTTACATCTCGTTGCTCTGGACCACTCCCCAGGGTCAGAAGCTCCTTGTCGCCGGTTTTGTGCTCATGGCATTTGGTATCTTTATGATCAGCCGCATCGTCCAGATCAAAGTGTAA
- a CDS encoding type II secretion system F family protein, translated as MQGALQIFAVVLSGAAVASVVLVLYNWLGDNALKKRFTRIVRQSWAQADPSVSKTAKTSKISNVVTILSKLSLPEEGWQSSSVQLKFLQAGIRNKNAPQYYFAVKTLLTLVLPLALALFIYFTQPQIPFARAMLFVLLTAAAGYYLPELSLRFITQKRIERMRNSLPDMIDLMVVCTESGMGIDAATARISREMARTDPELAQEFYLSGLEMRAGATRIEALRNLALRTRLEDLEDLVSMLVQAEKFGTGLAESLRVQSEVMRSRRTQRAEELAAKIPVKMLLPLALFIFPTLLIVMLGPAVIRMIQTFSNK; from the coding sequence ATGCAAGGTGCACTGCAAATTTTTGCCGTCGTGCTTTCGGGAGCCGCTGTCGCCTCAGTTGTGCTCGTGTTATACAATTGGCTGGGAGACAACGCTCTCAAAAAACGCTTTACCCGAATCGTTCGTCAAAGCTGGGCACAGGCTGACCCCTCAGTGTCGAAAACCGCCAAAACCAGCAAGATTTCCAACGTCGTCACCATCCTCTCGAAACTTTCGCTTCCTGAAGAAGGATGGCAAAGCTCGAGCGTTCAGCTCAAGTTTTTGCAGGCGGGCATTCGCAACAAAAACGCGCCACAATACTACTTCGCCGTTAAAACCCTGCTTACGCTGGTGCTGCCGCTGGCGCTGGCTTTATTTATCTACTTCACCCAGCCCCAGATTCCCTTCGCTCGGGCCATGCTTTTTGTGCTGCTCACGGCCGCGGCAGGTTACTATCTGCCTGAATTGTCGCTGCGCTTTATCACGCAAAAACGTATCGAACGCATGCGCAACAGTCTGCCCGACATGATCGACCTCATGGTCGTCTGCACCGAGTCGGGCATGGGCATTGACGCCGCCACTGCCCGCATATCCCGAGAAATGGCCCGCACCGATCCTGAACTGGCCCAGGAGTTTTATCTCTCGGGTCTCGAAATGCGGGCCGGCGCGACCCGCATCGAAGCCTTGCGAAACCTGGCGCTTCGCACTCGCCTCGAAGACCTTGAAGATCTCGTTTCCATGCTCGTTCAGGCCGAGAAATTCGGTACCGGCCTGGCCGAGTCGTTGCGTGTGCAGTCGGAGGTGATGCGCTCCCGCCGTACCCAGCGGGCCGAAGAGCTTGCGGCCAAAATTCCCGTCAAAATGCTACTGCCGCTCGCCTTGTTTATTTTTCCGACGCTTTTGATCGTGATGCTCGGACCGGCAGTCATTCGAATGATTCAAACCTTCTCCAACAAGTAA
- a CDS encoding prepilin peptidase has product MIFSRSLDVLWAHWPWWWAGAVIGLWLASLARMVPRRVLQSVDAPLHEWRGPGGGLEQPVPPTRRIWVPAVNAWLWAYAAENATHPAFWGTFPWAALASALLLLAIIDWDTTLLPDRVVLPLGLAGLAGSHAGVTAQGLVASAASAVVVLGLLGGAAWMFRRIKGERGIGGGDIKLLTALAAWWGVVGVLYIVLWASVGTVVWYFLWRRFNDFEGEAEWPFGPAIVMAALAWGL; this is encoded by the coding sequence ATGATCTTCAGCCGCTCGTTGGATGTTTTGTGGGCGCACTGGCCATGGTGGTGGGCCGGTGCGGTGATTGGCCTGTGGCTGGCGTCCCTGGCTCGTATGGTTCCGCGCCGGGTGTTGCAGTCTGTCGACGCACCCCTGCACGAATGGCGAGGCCCGGGTGGCGGCCTGGAGCAACCTGTTCCGCCGACCCGGCGAATCTGGGTGCCAGCGGTCAACGCCTGGTTGTGGGCCTATGCGGCCGAGAATGCAACCCATCCGGCATTCTGGGGCACGTTTCCCTGGGCCGCTCTGGCAAGCGCTCTCTTGTTGCTCGCCATCATCGACTGGGACACCACCCTGTTGCCGGACCGGGTGGTACTGCCGCTCGGCTTGGCCGGCCTTGCCGGCAGCCATGCCGGGGTTACCGCGCAAGGCCTCGTCGCCAGCGCCGCATCGGCCGTCGTGGTGCTTGGCCTGCTGGGCGGAGCGGCCTGGATGTTTCGGCGCATCAAGGGAGAACGCGGTATCGGCGGCGGCGACATCAAGCTCCTGACGGCGCTTGCCGCCTGGTGGGGCGTCGTTGGGGTGCTCTACATCGTGTTGTGGGCCAGTGTGGGTACCGTGGTCTGGTATTTTCTGTGGCGTCGGTTCAACGACTTTGAAGGGGAGGCCGAATGGCCATTCGGGCCAGCCATCGTGATGGCCGCACTGGCATGGGGTTTGTAG
- a CDS encoding Flp family type IVb pilin has translation MKNLFASLVAIAVFFFGADAGFGACYSSPAQTMQGKRGRINAQKGVTMIEYAVIAAMISIVAILLLTRGGQQVQAVFARIASMLVTAAGS, from the coding sequence ATGAAAAACCTGTTTGCCTCACTTGTCGCCATCGCGGTATTTTTTTTTGGCGCTGACGCCGGTTTCGGCGCGTGTTACAGCTCTCCGGCGCAAACCATGCAGGGCAAGCGCGGGCGGATCAACGCACAAAAGGGCGTTACCATGATCGAGTACGCCGTTATTGCCGCCATGATTTCCATTGTAGCGATTCTGCTGCTTACCCGCGGCGGACAACAGGTGCAAGCTGTTTTTGCCCGAATCGCAAGCATGCTCGTCACTGCGGCAGGGTCGTAA
- a CDS encoding CpaF family protein, which yields MTTLKDQMARWKLSVKRPEAPFSPVPGQSQNVEAPASPSPSPAAKPKASSGVDYYATKIKLHQKLLTRIDLDSIESLSSEQLRNELGVLLASIIEEDAIPLNHQERTRVIADLKNEIMGLGPLEPLLADPAISEIMVNGSQNVYVEKSGRIHLTDICFGDDAHLMKIIDKIVSRVGRRIDESSPMADARLPDGSRVNAIIPPLALDGPVLTIRRFAVVPLQMQDLVEKNSLTPAMAELLSALVKVKSNILISGGTGTGKTTLLNILSGYIPSGERIVTIEDIAELQLQQDHVISLETRPPNIEGKGEVTMRALVKNSLRMRPDRIVLGEVRSAEVIDMLQAMNTGHEGSLTTVHANTPRDALGRLENLVGLGGISLSSKPLRQLIASSIHFIVHITRLNDGSRKISSIQEISGMEGDVITMQEIYSYRRTGVNPDGTVLGLFRATGVRPRVSEKIRTYGITLSDGMFDPGPGH from the coding sequence ATGACAACCCTCAAGGATCAAATGGCTCGCTGGAAACTCTCCGTCAAACGCCCCGAAGCGCCTTTTTCGCCGGTGCCGGGGCAATCTCAAAACGTCGAGGCCCCGGCTTCGCCGTCACCGTCGCCGGCGGCGAAGCCCAAGGCATCCTCCGGAGTCGACTATTACGCGACCAAAATAAAGCTGCACCAGAAGCTGCTCACGCGCATCGATCTCGATTCCATAGAAAGCCTGAGTTCCGAGCAGCTTCGCAACGAACTCGGCGTCCTGCTTGCGTCGATCATCGAGGAAGACGCCATTCCCCTCAATCATCAGGAGCGCACCAGGGTCATAGCCGACCTGAAAAACGAAATCATGGGCCTCGGTCCTCTGGAGCCGTTGCTGGCCGATCCGGCCATTTCCGAAATCATGGTCAACGGCAGCCAGAACGTCTATGTCGAAAAAAGCGGGCGCATTCATCTCACCGACATTTGCTTCGGAGACGACGCGCATCTGATGAAAATCATCGACAAGATCGTCTCCCGGGTGGGACGGCGCATCGATGAATCAAGTCCCATGGCCGACGCGCGCCTGCCCGACGGGTCGCGCGTCAACGCCATCATTCCGCCCCTGGCGCTCGACGGCCCCGTGCTCACCATCCGCCGCTTCGCGGTCGTGCCCCTGCAAATGCAGGACCTCGTGGAAAAAAATTCCCTCACGCCCGCCATGGCCGAGCTGTTGTCGGCCCTGGTCAAGGTCAAGAGCAACATTCTCATTTCCGGCGGTACCGGTACGGGTAAAACCACGCTGCTCAACATTCTGTCGGGCTACATTCCCTCCGGCGAACGTATCGTGACCATCGAGGACATCGCCGAACTCCAGTTGCAGCAGGATCATGTCATTTCCCTGGAAACTCGTCCGCCTAACATCGAAGGGAAGGGCGAAGTCACCATGCGCGCCCTGGTGAAAAACTCGCTTCGCATGCGGCCCGACCGTATCGTGCTGGGCGAGGTCCGCAGCGCCGAGGTGATCGATATGCTGCAAGCCATGAACACCGGCCACGAGGGCTCGCTCACCACCGTTCACGCCAATACCCCCCGTGATGCGCTGGGGCGGCTCGAAAACCTGGTGGGACTGGGCGGCATCAGTCTGTCGAGCAAGCCCTTGCGCCAGCTCATCGCCTCGTCGATTCACTTCATCGTCCATATCACCAGGCTGAATGACGGCAGCCGCAAGATTTCGAGCATCCAGGAGATCAGCGGCATGGAGGGCGACGTCATCACCATGCAGGAAATCTACAGCTACAGGCGCACCGGCGTGAATCCTGACGGAACGGTGCTGGGACTGTTCAGGGCCACGGGCGTGCGTCCCAGGGTGTCCGAAAAAATCCGCACCTACGGCATCACCCTCAGCGACGGCATGTTCGATCCCGGCCCCGGACACTGA
- a CDS encoding type I restriction-modification system subunit M has product MGNSNGNGKSLESWIWDAACSIRGAKDAPKYKDYILPLIFTKRLCDVFDDELHRIAAEVGSRRKAFQLVRADHKLVRFYLPLVPDDPGSPVWSVIRKLSDRIGESLTTHLRAIAKENPLLQGIIDRVDFNATTHGQRDLEDDRLSNLIEAISTKRLGLEDVEADIIGKSYEYLIRKFAEGGGQSAGEFYTPPEVGTIMSRVLQPEPGMEIYDPTCGSGGLLVKCEIAMEERAKGRMRTIAPLKLFGQEYIPETWAMANMNMIIHDMEGQIEIGDTFKNPKFRDKQGKLRTFDRAVANPMWNQDWFTETDYDNDEFDRFPAGAGFPGKSSADWGWVQHIHASLTDRGRAAVVLDTGAASRGSGNAGKNKEKSVRQWFVDNDIVESVLYLPENLFYNTTAPGIVLFLNKAKPEGRRNRVLLVNASRMFEKGDPKNFIPEDGIRRIVETLIGWKEEEKLSCIVEHAELQKNDYNISPSRYIHTGEAETYRPIAEIVEELNAIEEEARATDKALREILRQLGVEG; this is encoded by the coding sequence ATGGGAAACAGCAATGGTAACGGAAAGTCCCTGGAATCATGGATCTGGGACGCTGCCTGTTCTATTCGTGGGGCCAAGGATGCGCCGAAATACAAAGATTACATTCTCCCGCTTATCTTCACCAAGCGACTCTGTGACGTCTTCGATGACGAGCTGCATCGCATCGCCGCCGAGGTCGGCTCGCGAAGGAAGGCCTTCCAGCTTGTCAGGGCGGACCACAAGCTTGTCCGCTTTTATCTTCCCCTCGTTCCCGACGATCCCGGGTCGCCTGTCTGGTCGGTCATACGCAAGCTTTCCGACAGGATAGGCGAAAGCCTTACCACCCACTTGCGGGCCATCGCCAAAGAAAATCCGCTTCTGCAGGGCATCATCGACCGCGTTGATTTCAACGCCACTACTCACGGCCAGCGCGACCTCGAGGACGATCGTCTTTCCAACCTCATCGAGGCCATCAGCACCAAGCGTCTTGGTCTCGAAGACGTTGAAGCGGACATCATCGGCAAGAGCTACGAATACCTGATCCGCAAGTTCGCCGAAGGCGGCGGGCAGAGCGCCGGAGAGTTCTACACCCCGCCCGAGGTCGGCACGATCATGTCCCGTGTGCTCCAGCCGGAACCCGGCATGGAAATTTACGATCCCACCTGCGGTTCCGGCGGCCTTCTCGTGAAATGCGAAATCGCCATGGAGGAGCGCGCGAAAGGCAGAATGCGCACCATCGCTCCGCTGAAACTGTTCGGCCAGGAGTACATTCCCGAAACGTGGGCGATGGCCAACATGAACATGATCATCCATGACATGGAGGGCCAGATCGAGATCGGTGACACCTTCAAGAACCCCAAATTCCGCGACAAACAGGGCAAGCTTCGCACCTTTGACCGTGCCGTCGCCAATCCCATGTGGAACCAGGACTGGTTCACCGAAACCGACTACGACAACGACGAATTCGACCGCTTTCCCGCCGGAGCAGGATTTCCCGGCAAATCTTCAGCCGACTGGGGTTGGGTCCAGCACATTCATGCAAGCCTGACCGACAGAGGCCGAGCAGCCGTCGTCCTCGATACCGGGGCTGCTTCGCGAGGATCGGGCAATGCCGGCAAGAACAAGGAAAAGAGCGTCCGGCAGTGGTTCGTCGACAACGATATCGTCGAAAGCGTGCTGTACCTGCCCGAGAACCTTTTCTACAACACCACCGCTCCGGGAATTGTGTTGTTCCTGAACAAGGCAAAACCGGAAGGTCGGCGCAACCGGGTCCTTCTGGTCAACGCAAGCCGGATGTTCGAAAAAGGCGATCCCAAGAACTTCATTCCCGAAGACGGCATCAGGCGCATCGTCGAGACGCTCATCGGGTGGAAGGAAGAAGAGAAGCTCAGCTGCATTGTCGAGCACGCCGAACTGCAGAAAAACGACTACAACATCTCCCCGAGCCGTTACATCCACACGGGGGAGGCTGAAACCTACCGGCCCATTGCTGAAATCGTCGAGGAGCTGAACGCCATCGAAGAGGAAGCCAGAGCGACTGACAAGGCTTTGCGGGAGATTCTCAGGCAGTTGGGGGTTGAGGGATGA
- a CDS encoding ORF6N domain-containing protein — protein sequence MIHHDDMIRADQIQNLIFTIRDVQVMIDRDLAAVYGVENKRLNEQVKRNVERFPEAFRFQLTDEEKTELVANCDRFESLKHSTVNPYAFTEQGVSMLSAVLRSNTAVKVSVQIMNAFVQMRRFIQDNAKLFERLELVERRQLVFASETEKNFEKVFQALERRDKPSEQGIFYNGQVYDAWRFASKLVRQAKTSLVLIDNWVDDSVLTLMSKRSEGVSCAMYTKTISKQLALDLEKHNQQYPPIVIEEFTDAHDRFLVIDGIEIYHIGASLKDLGKKWFAFSRFETGAIEMLEKLKGKGNG from the coding sequence ATGATACATCACGATGATATGATCAGGGCGGATCAGATACAGAACCTGATTTTTACTATCCGGGATGTTCAGGTGATGATCGATCGGGATCTGGCCGCTGTCTATGGGGTTGAAAACAAACGTCTTAATGAGCAGGTAAAACGCAATGTCGAGCGCTTTCCCGAAGCATTTCGCTTTCAGCTTACCGATGAGGAGAAAACGGAACTGGTCGCAAATTGCGACCGGTTCGAATCCCTGAAGCATTCGACAGTCAACCCTTATGCTTTTACCGAACAGGGCGTTTCCATGCTTTCGGCGGTTCTGCGAAGTAATACAGCGGTCAAGGTCTCCGTACAGATTATGAATGCCTTTGTGCAGATGCGGCGATTCATTCAGGATAACGCCAAATTGTTTGAAAGGCTTGAACTGGTCGAACGCCGGCAGCTTGTTTTTGCATCCGAGACCGAGAAGAATTTTGAAAAGGTCTTTCAGGCCCTTGAACGTCGGGATAAACCTTCCGAACAGGGCATCTTCTATAACGGGCAAGTCTATGATGCCTGGCGTTTCGCCAGCAAGTTGGTTCGCCAGGCGAAAACCTCATTGGTGCTGATTGACAACTGGGTGGATGACTCTGTGCTGACCCTGATGAGCAAACGCTCGGAAGGTGTGTCTTGTGCGATGTACACGAAAACCATATCGAAGCAACTCGCACTGGATCTGGAAAAGCATAACCAGCAATATCCGCCCATCGTTATTGAGGAGTTTACCGATGCGCATGACCGGTTTCTCGTCATCGACGGAATCGAGATCTATCATATCGGCGCATCCCTCAAGGATCTGGGGAAAAAGTGGTTCGCTTTCTCACGATTTGAAACCGGAGCCATCGAAATGCTCGAAAAGCTGAAAGGAAAAGGCAATGGATAA